DNA from Geobacter sulfurreducens PCA:
CCTGGCCCTGCTGGTTGAGGGACCGGTGGCCATCGTGAGCGTGGAGGAAAGCGACCGGTCCCCGAGTGAACATCCGCGTTTCGAGGGATACCTGGAGATTGCCGGTGAGCGGGTCGGCATCCTGGCGACCGGCAGACTGATCGAAGAAGTGGAAGAGATTCTGTGACTGTTATGGAGGGCTCATGGCCAAAAGAGTAATGATAGTGGATGACGCTCTGTTCATGCGCAACATGCTGCGGGGCATACTCGAGGATGCGGGGTACGAAGTGGTCGCCGAGGCTTCGGACGGCGCGGAGGCAGTGGTAACATTCCGTGACGTGCGCCCCGACGTCGTCACCCTCGACATCATCATGCCCGTGAAAAACGGTATTGAAGCCCTGCGTGAAATCATGGCCATCGATCCCAAGGCCCGCGTGGTCATTTGCAGCGCGGTCGGCCAGGAGAGCCTTGTGGACAAAGCCCGGAGCGTGGGCGCGAAAGACTTCATCCTCAAACCGTTCAATCCGGAGCGGGTCAAGGATGTGATGAAGCAGGTGACCGAGGGCTAGACATGGACATGTCCCAGTACCGGGACCTCTTCGTTGCCGAGGCCCGGGAACACCTGGAGCGCCTGGGCGAAGAGGTACTGGCCCTGGAAAAGGACCCGGCCAACGGCGAACGCCTCGACTCGCTCTTCCGCACCGCCCACTCCATCAAAGGCATGGCGGGCTCCATGGGATATGACGGCATAGCCGACCTTTCCCACCGCATGGAAGACCTGATGGACCGCGTCCGCAAGGGCCGGATTCCCTTTGGCCGGGACATCGCCGACCTGCTGCTGGCCTGCGCGGACCAGTTGGGACGAATGGTGGAAGACGTGACCGGCGGCGGGAACGGCTCCCTCGACGCGACAGACCTCTGCGCCAGACTCGCCCTGGTTGCCGGGCAGGAGGCCGCAGCCCCGGCGGCTCCAGCCGATGCAGAGACATCCCCCTCCCCGCAGCCATCCGACCAGCCGGAACCGGCACGTCGCGACGAAAGCGACGGGGCGCGAACCGTCCGGATCCGGTCAGAGCTTCTTGACCGATTTGTCAACATAACCGGCGAACTGGTCACCGGCAAGAACCGGATCATGGAACTGGCGGCGGGACTCGAATCCGAACCACTGCGGGATGCGGCGGCCGAACTGTCGAAACTGGTCCGCGACCTGCAGCGCGAGGTCATGTCGGCCAGAATGATGCCCTTCGGCACCATCTGCGACCGTTTCCCCCGCATGGTGCGGGATCTGGCTCGCCGTAGCGGGAAAGAGGCGACGCTGGCCATCGACGGCAAGGATCAGGAACTGGATCGCGGCATTCTGGAAATTCTCCCCGACCCTCTGCTCCATGCCCTGCGCAATGCCGTCGATCACGGCATCGAGTCGCCGGAGGAACGGAGTGCGGCCGGAAAGGGAGCGGGGGGTCGGATCGTCCTGTCGGTTCGCAGGGAAAAAGACCATCTGGACGTGACAGTGACGGATGACGGGCGGGGCATGGATCCGGCAGCTCTCGTCAACGCCGCCCTTGCCAAGGGAATCATCACCCCGGAAGAGGCGGCGACGCTCAGCCGGCAGGAGGCGTTGATGCTCGTCTGCAGGCCGGGCTTTTCCACGGCCAGGAGCGTCACCGAGGTATCCGGAAGAGGGGTGGGGATGGATGCGGTGCAAGCCGCTGTAAGTCGGGCGGGTGGCAGCCTGTCCATCCAGTCCGAGCGAGGCCGGGGAAGCAGGATCACCCTTCGGCTCCCCCTGAGCGTGGCGATCATCCAGGTGCTCCTGGTGGGCTGCGGCCCGCTGACCATGGCGGTTCCCGTCAACGCCGTCCGCCGGACCGTCGAGCTGGACCGGCGGCTCCAGCGCATCGAAGATGGGCGGGCTGTTTTTGATCTGGGCGGGGAAACCCTCCCGCTGGTTGACCTGGGCCTGCTCGTGGGGACCGGCCCGACTGCCGGCGGGGATTTCTCGCCCGTTCTGACGGCCGACGTTGCAGGACGCACAATGGGGTTTGCCGTGGACCGTTTTTTCGGACAGGCAGAGGTATTCACCAAGCCGCTCGGCACGCCGCTCAACCGTGCCAGGGGGCTTGCGGGAGGAGCTATACTGGGAGACGGTCGGGTCATCTTCATCCTCGACCTCCCCAATCTTGTCGACGGGGCCACCAGCCGGCGCCGCGTTTTCATGCACCCTGACGGTGCGCACAAAGGGGGAACGACCGCATGAAATTCGATGCATTGACCGAGGAGCACCTGGACGCCCTCAAGGAAGTAAGCAACATCGGTGTGGCTCACGCAGCCACTGCCCTTTCCCAGCTGATCGGCAAGGGGATAACCCTCCAGGTGCCGAAGGTCCACCTCATGAAGATCACCGAGGTTCCCGAAGCGTTCGGCGGAGCCGAGCGGATCGTTGTCGGAATTTATCTCCAGATGCTCGGCGACGCCCGGGGCAACATCCTCATCGTCCTGCCCCGGGAGAGCGCCCTCAAGCTCCTTTCACGGCTTCTCCCCCGTGAAAAGAGCGAAGGGTCCCTCCTCACAGAGCTAGAGATCTCGGCGCTCAAGGAAGTGGGGAACATCCTGGCCTCGGCCTACCTCAACGCCCTGGGCGCTCTTATGCGCAAGACCCTGATTCCTTCGGTTCCGGTCCTTTCCTTCGACATGGCAGGTGCGGTCATCGATTACGTCCTGATCGAACTGGGCGAAGTAGGCGACCTGGCTCTCATGGTGGAAACCGAATTTTTCGGCGAAGAGGAGAAAATCGGCGGTCAGTTCTTCCTGCTCCCCGACCCCGAATCTCTCAGGATCATCCTTGACGCCATCGGAGTAAAACTTTGAGCCGGATCGTCAGCGTCGGCATATCGGAATTCAAGATTGCATCGGCCCCGACGATCCTCATGACCTACGGCCTCGGCTCCTGCGTCGGCATTGCACTCCACGATCCGGTCGCGCTCACCGGCGGGCTCGCCCACACCCTCCTCCCCGCTCCGGTCCGGGGGATGGACTCCATGGTTAAATCAGCAAAATTCACCTGTTGGGCGGTTGACCTGATGGTTGAAGAGCTCATTAAATGCGGTTGCGTCGCTGAACGTCTTGTGGCAAAATTGGCCGGCGGCGCGACCATGTTCGAACCACAACACCGCACCACCCACAGTGGCATCGGCGAGCGTAACGTGACGGCGGCCAAAGAGGCTCTCGAGCGGCGCGGCATTCCTCTGGTGGCATCGGACACCGGCGACGATTACGGCCGGAGCCTGGAATTCAATACGGTAACAGGAGTCATCACGGTGCGGGCGCTGCAGCGTCCCATCAAGCGCATGTGATCGCACGGTCCGGACGCCGGCGGGCAACGGAGAGGTGATATGAAGGGGCTCAGACTCCTGGCGGCGATCATGGCGGTCGCCCTGCTTCCATTGACGGTCATGGCCGCGCCAGGCCCGGTGAATGTCGGGCTTCAGGACGTGATCGACACCGTGGAAAAAACATTCAGGCCAAACCGGACTTCGGGAATGCCCCCCCTCGTTTCGGTGACGGCCGACTTTTTCCAGCGCTCGACCCTGGCGGCCCAGAACCGCGAGATGCGGGCCGACGGCCAGATGTTCTTCAGGCCCGCCACGAGCCGGGAACCGCTCATGTTCCGGTTCGATTACTTCCGCCCCCTGAGACACGAGATCGTCAGCAACGGCCGGACCCTCTGGACCTACCTCCCCGAAAACCGCCAGGTAATCGTGAGCGATGTTTCGCCGGTCTTCAACCCCTACACCTTCGACCCTGAGCGCAACCAGGCGTCCAACTTCCTCCAGGGGCTCGGCCGGATATCCAAAGATTTTCTCGTCGTCTTCTCACCCCAGGGGAGGGACATCGGGGGCAATTACGTGTTGGAACTGACGCCGCGCCGGGCAACGGCAACCATCGCCAGGCTCTACATGGCGGTCAACGGCGAGGCGGTGGCAAACTATGTCCGCAGCGGCAGGAGGATTGCCGACAGCATTGCATCCCTCGGCCGCCAGGAGTGGACGTTTCCCATCCTTTCCACCACCGTGGTGGACCACCAGGGAAACACCACGATCATCGAATTCAGCAACGCCCGGACGAACATCCTCTTGAGCGAGTCGCTCTTCACCTTCGCCATCCCGCCGGGAGTTCAGGTGGTTCAACCGCCCCAGCGGCGCTGACCCCGAATCTGGCTCAGGCGAGGGCGGCGTGACATATGCCGCCTCGCCCTTTTCAATCGCGTCATCCTTTGAACAGAACGAGGACCGGAACATGACTCTGCCGCGCATACTATTGCTGTTTGCCGTCACCCTGCTTCTGGGGACAGGTGCCGCCACGGCGGCGCCGTCAGCCCCCCTGGCCGACGTGGTAGCCACTTTGGAACAGGGATACGCTTCCCTCAAGGACCTGCAGGCATCCTTCACCCAACGGACCGAAATGGCGGCGGTCAAGCGGTCCCAGACCGGCTCCGGCGAGCTGTTCATCCGCAAAGGTGCCGGCGACCGGGCGCTCTTTCGCTTCAACTACGTCAAACCGTCCCAGCAGATCGTCTCCAACGGCAAGACCGTCTGGTACTATCTGCCCGAGAACCGGCAGGTCATGACCATGGATGCCTCTGCCCTCTTTGCGGGCGGCGGGGGGGTCGCCCTTTCCTACCTGACCGGCATAGGCCAGATATCGCGCGACTTCGCCGTAAGCTTTGCGGGCAACGGACGCGACGCCAAAGGGAACCACGTCCTGGACCTGGTGCCCAAAAAACAGGGCCAGGCCTTTGCCCGGCTCCAGCTCACCGTTTCGGCCAAGGCGGTCGAAGAGTACCAACGGGCGGGCAAAGCCACGGTACCCTTTCCCATCGTTTCATCTGTTGTGGTTGACCAGATGGGGAGCCGCACGTCCTTCGAATTCTCGAAAATACGGGTGAACCGTGGGCTGGCCGGTTCTCTCTTTACATTCAAGGCTCCTGCCGGCGTTGAGGTAATCCAGGCACCGGGAGTCAAATAACATTATTCAGGGAGGAAACTATGCCCTCATTCGACATCGTCTCGAAGGTGGAAATGCAGGAGGTCGACAACGCGGTGAACCAGACCGTGAAAGAGATTTCACAGCGCTACGATTTCAAGGGAAGCAAGTGCGAGATCAAGCTGGAAAAGGACGCCATCAAGCTGTTGGCCGACGATGACTACAAGCTCAAGGCAGTGGTCGACATTCTCCAGTCCAAGTGCATCAAGCGGGGAATATCCATCAAATCGCTCCAGTACGGTAATGTGGAACCGGCATCCGGCGGCATGGTGCGGCAGGCGGTCGATATCCAGCAGGGTATCTCCAAGGAGAAGGGAAAGGACATCATTGCCGTCGTCAAGGAGTCCAAGCTCAAGGTTCAGGCGCAAATCCAGGATGACCAGGTGCGGGTGACCGGCAAAAACCGCGACGACCTCCAGGATGTCATCAAGCTTCTCAAGGGAAAGGATCTGGGGGTGGAACTCCAGTTCGTCAATTTCAGGGACTAACGAGGGGATTCAGTGAGTAACGCAAAAGAAAAAGTCAGCATGGTCAGCCTTGGCTGCCCCAAAAATCTGGTGGATGCAGAGGTAATGCTCGGCCGCCTGGCAAAGGACCGCTACGAGATCACCACCGATGAGCGCGAGGCGGACATTATCATCGTCAACACCTGTTCCTTCATCAAAGAGGCGAAACAGGAGAGCATCGACACGATCCTCGACCTGGCCGACCGGAAACAGGACGGCCGCTGCCGGCTCCTCATTGTGACCGGGTGCCTCCCCCAGCGCTACCAGGAAGAGCTGGCCAGGGAACTGCCCGAGGTGGACATCTTCGTGGGCACCGGCGACTATCCCCGCATCGCGGAGATCATCGAGGAGAAGAGTTCGCGGCCGGAGCAGCTGCGCTATATCGGCGACCCAAACTTCGTATTCGACGAAAGCCTCACGCGCCTCAACTCCTCCCCGGCCTACACCGCCTACCTGAAAATCGCCGAGGGATGCTCCAACTGCTGCTCCTACTGCGTGATCCCGTCTCTGCGGGGAGCCTTCCGCTCCCGTCCTCTGGAGAGCGTCCTCGCTGAGGCCCGCTCCCTCGTGGCCGGCGGGGCGCGGGAGATCAACCTGATTGCCCAGGACATCACCACCTACGGCCGCGACCTGCCCGGCGCACCCTCCCTGGAGACCCTCATCCGCGAACTGGCCGCCATTGACGGCCTCGCCTGGATCAGACTCCTCTATGCCTACCCCGACGGTATTACCGACGGCCTGATCCAGACCATCAAGAACGAACCAAAAGTCTGCAAATACCTGGACCTGCCCATCCAGCACATCAGCGACCCGATCCTGAAGCGGATGAACCGCCGCAGCACCGAGCCCCAGATCCGGGAGCTCGTGGCCAGGCTGCGGGAGGAGATCCCGGACATCGCGCTCCGCACCTCCCTCATCGTCGGCTTCCCCGGTGAAACGGAAGAGGACTTCCGCACGCTCCTCCATTTCGTGGAAGAAGCCCAGTTCGACCGTCTCGGCGTGTTCTGCTATTCACGCGAAGAAGGGACCCCGGCCGCGGAGATGCCCGACCAGGTCTCCGAGCGGGTGAAGCGCGAGCGCTACAAAAAGCTTATGAAGGCCCAGGCTCGGGTATCTTTCAAGCGGAACCGCCGGCTCATCGACACGGAAGAACAGGTCATCGTGGAAGGATACAGCGAGGAGACAGAGCTCCTCCTGAAGGGACGCTCCTCCCGCCAGGCGCCCGACATCGACGGCCAGGTCTACATCACCGCCGGCAACGCCAACGTGGGTGACATCGTACGTCTTCGGATTACCGATTCCTCCGACTACGATCTCATCGGCGAGATCATCTCCTGACCCTGCCTCCCGCGGGCCGGCGGATGACATCTGACCGGCCCGCGTCCAGCACCGCTCACTCGGCATTTCCCCGTATACTCACCGGCAAAGGCTGATCGGCATTCAGGCCCGCTTTTTGCTTGACTTCAAAAAAGTTTTCGGTATCATTTCGTGGCTCTTGAGGCCGGAAAATCAGCAGAGGGAGATAGTAAATGATTGAAAAATCTGAGGAAATGAAGGCTCTTCTCGTCAAACTCAAGGATGAGACCCTTCAGGAGATACACAAGGCGATGCGTAGCGGCTCCGAGAATGCAGGGGGCGAGCCCACGGGCGACATCTACGACCAGGCGTCCAGCGAGCGCGACCGGGAGCTGGGACTGCTTCTGAGTGACCGGGAGCGGGACAAGCTGCGCAAAATCGATGAGGCCCTCTTGAAGATCGAGGACGGAGAATACGGCATCTGCGAGGAGTGCGAGGAAGAAATCCCCCTGGGACGCCTCAAGGTCATGCCTTTTGCACGCTACTGCGTCAAGTGCCAGTCGGACATCGAAAAGATCCAGGCCCAGACCCGCCGTTTCGAGGAAGAGCGGGCGTATCGCGAGATCGCCTTCGGCGAAGAAGAAGAGGCCTGACAGCCTCTCGAGCGGACCGAGAGAAAAAGGGCGCTGCCGACAGCGCCCTTTTTTGTCGCCTCTGACCTGGGAGTCAAAATACCGCCACAACCATCACTCGGTAGCGACCAGCAAGCTTTTCCCCGTCATCTCCGGCGGCTGCGGAATCCCCAGTAACCCAAGCATGGTCGGCGCGATGTCGGCTAGGGTCCCGGGCCGCAGTCGTGCCCCTTTCCGGGAATCGTCCACCAGGATGAGTGGTACCCGTTCGTTGGTATGGGCGGTGTGGGGACCGCCGGTCTCGTCCACCATCATCTCGGCGTTGCCGTGGTCGGCAGTTATGATCAGTGCCCCCCCCTTTTCCAGCACCGTTGCCGCCACCCGGCCCACGCACTCGTCAACCGTCTCGATGGCGCGCACGGCGGCATCAAGGATGCCGGTGTGTCCCACCATGTCGGCATTGGCGAAATTGACCACCACCACATCGTCTACTCCCTCGTCGATCCGCTTCAGCAGCGCATCGGTCACGAGCGGGGCGCTCATTTCCGGCTTCTGGTCGTAGGTGGCCACTTCCTTGGGAGAGGGGATCAGGATCCGCTCCTCGCCGGGAAACGGCTCTTCCACGCCGCCGTTGAAGAAGAACGTGACGTGGGCATACTTTTCGGTCTCGGCGATCCGCAGCTGCCGGAGCCCGGCCCGGCTCACCACCTGGCCCAGGATGTTGGCGAGGCTTTCGGGGGGGTAGGCCACGGGGAGCGGAAAGGTGGCATCGTACTCAGTAAGGCAGACATAGGAGGCGAGGCGGGGCCACGGTGAACGATCGAAGCCGGCGAAGGCGGGGTCCGTGAGTGCCCGGGTGATCTCACGGGCCCGGTCCGAACGGAAATTGAAGCAGATAAAGCCGTCCCCGTCGGCGAGAAGTCCGAGTGGGCTGCCGTTAGGGGCGATGACGGCCGGCTCAACGAACTCGTCAGTGACACCGGCACTGTAACTCGCCTCGATGGCCGCAGCCGAGTCCGGACGGTGCGCCCCCTCACCCTTGACAATGGTGTTATAGGCCCGCTCCACCCGCTCCCAGCGATTATCCCGGTCCATGGCCCAGTAGCGCCCCATGACCGTGGCGACCCTGCCGAAGCCGATCCGGCCGATCTCCGCCTCCAGCTCGGCCAGGTAGCCCGCACCGCTGCTGGGCGGGGTGTCGCGGCCGTCGAGGAAGGCATGAACGAACACGTCCTTCACCCCCTGACGCCGGGCCAACTCAATGAGGGCATAGAGGTGCGTGTTATGGGAGTGGACTCCCCCGTCGGAGAGGAGCCCGCCCAGGTGCAGCCTGCCGCCGGCAGCCTTGACGCGGGCCATGCAGTCGAGAAGCACCGGATTGGTGAAGAAGTCGCCGTCGTCGATCGATTTGGTGATGCGGGTCAGGTCCTGGTAGACCACACGGCCGGCGCCGATGTTCAGGTGGCCCACCTCCGAGTTCCCCATTTGGCCGTCGGGAAGCCCCACAGCCATGCCCGACGTCTCCATCTCCACCGAGGGGTACTCGGCCATGAGGCGGTCCATGGCCGGGGTCCGGCCAATGGCCACGGCATTATTGGAAGGGTCGGGATTGATCCCCCACCCGTCGAGGATCATGAGCACGAGCGGTCTGGGCATTGCTCCTCCGTGACAGGATTAGTGATGATAGGGTTCGTTGCCGATGATGGTGAAAGCCCGGTAGATCTGCTCCAGCAGCACCACCCGGACCATCTGGTGGGTAAAGGTCATCCGCGACAGGGCGATGACCCGGTCGGCCCGGCGCCTGAACTCGTCGGCAAAGCCGTAGGCCCCGCCGATGGCGAAGGCCAGTTCGGGTACCGCCGTGTCCCGGCAACGGGAGATGTAGGCGGCGAATTCCGGCGAAGTGAGCTGATCGCCCCGCTCATCCAGAAGGATCAGGCGTGAGGTGCGGGGAACGAGCTTGTCGAGCCGCTCACACTCCCGAGCGCGCATGGCCTCGGCCGCAGCGCCCTTTTCATCCCGCGCCTCGCCGATCTCCAGGGGAGCATAGCGTCTCACCCGGCCGGCATATTCGTCAATGCCGCGCCGAACCCACTCCTCCTGGGTCTTGCCGACCCAGAGCACGCGCAGTTTCACGGCGCTCCGACCCCGGCCGGCACGGAGAGGGCGAGGATCACTCCCCTCCCCCTTCCTTCCCTTCCCACAGGTACTCCGCGGGAATCGCCACCTGCCCGGCAGCGGACCAGAGGCCGTCCAGGTCGTAGTAGGAGCGCAGTTCCTCCCGGAAGATGTGGACGATCACGTCACCGTAGTCGATCACGATCCAGTTCCCTTCCCGCAGCCCCTCCATATCGATGACCTTGCCGTACTTCTTGAGCCCCTTCTTGACCGAATCGGCAATGGCCTGGGCCTGCTTGTCCGAACGGCCCGTGGCAAGCACCAGATAGTCGGCAATGGACGATATCCGGCCGATCTCGAGGACCTTCACATCAAGGGCCTTCTTGTCGAGGGCGAAGCGGGCGCACTGGAGCGCGCGCTCGAGGGGAGTGAGCGTGAGTTTATCCGTCATGGGCATAGATCCTTTGTTCGTTGATGTAGCGCTCCACCGCCTCCGGGACCAAGTACCTGATCGACCTGCCGAGGCGAGCGAGTCCGCGGATGGAACGGGACGAGATGTCGAGGGGGACGCCGGCCAGCCAGTAGACCGAATATCCCGAGCGATGGGCGAGCCGTTTTTCCGCGGGATAATAGCAGAATTGCGCTGTTATGGCAACCGGCAGCGCCGCGAGCAGGTCCGCCGCTTCGGCTCCGGGGCGGGCCGCCACCACCAGGTTGCAGGAGGCGAAGATCGCCTCGTAGTCGTACCAGGAGCCAATGTCGAGGAACGAGTCGCTGCCGATGATGAAAAAAAATTCGTCCCCCGGATACTCCTCTTTGAGAGCCCGGATCGTGTCGACGGAATAGGACTTACCCGGTCGCCCCCCCTCCATGTCCGACACGGCAAAGGCGTGGTTGTCCGCCGTGGCGAGCCGCACCATGGCGCAGCGCGTCTCAAAGGGGACTTCCCCCTCCATGGCCTTGTGGGGCGGGGACGCTGCCGGAATGAACAGAACCCGGTCCAGGGCAAAGGTGTCCCGCACCTCCTCCGCGATGCGGAGGTGAGCCACGTGCACCGGGTTGAACGTGCCGCCGAGAATGCCCGTTTTCATCCCTTGCCGGCCTCCGGGTCCCTGCCCCCGCTCACGGCCTCACCTGTCCATCGCCATAGACGATGAACTTGGTCGTTGTCAGATCCTCCAGTCCCATGGGGCCGAAGGAGTGGAGCTTGGTGGTGGAGATGCCGATCTCGGCACCGAGCCCCAGTTGGTTGCCATCGGCAAATCGGGTGGAGGCATTGACCAGCACAGTGCTGGAGTTCACCTCCCGGATGAAGCGCTGGGCATTGTGATAGTCGCGGGTGACGATGGCCTCGGTGTGGAGCGAGCCGTAACGGTTGATGTGGGCCACGGCCTCGTCCAGGTCGTCCACCACCCGGACCGCGAGGATCAGCTCCAGGTATTCGGCATGCCAGTCGTCCTCGGTGGCCTTTGTGGCCTGGGGCACAAACTGGCGGACGCAGTCGTCGCCCCTCAGCTCCACCTTCAGCTCGATGAGGGTCTCGGCAATACGGGGGATAAAGGTCTCCGCAATATCCTTGTGGACCAGGAGCGTCTCCAGGGCATTGCAGACCCCGGGCCGCTGGACCTTGCCGTTGACGATGATCTTTTCCGCCATGTCGAAATCGGCATCCGCGTCCACGAAAACGTGGCAGACCCCCTTGTAGTGCTTGATGACCGGGATGCGCGAGTTCTCGACCACGAAACGGATCAGACTTTCGCCTCCCCGCGGGATGATCAGGTCGATGAACTCCTCCTGCTTGAGCATCTCCAGAACCCCCTCGCGCTCGGGGAAGGGAACGACCGACAAGGCCGCAGCGGGGATGCCCGCCCGCTTCAGTTCTTCCCCGAGGATGCGGGCGATAGCCAGATTGGAATGGATCGCTTCGGAGCCGCCCCGCAGAATGACGCTGTTGCCGCTCTTGAGGCAGAGAGCCGCGGCATCGGCGGTGACGTTGGGGCGCGCCTCGTAGATTATCCCGATGACCCCCAAGGGAATCCGCATCTTGCCCACACGGAGGCCGTTAGGGCGGGTCCACATCCGCGTCACCTCCCCCACCGGGTCGGAGAGAGCCGCCACCTCACGTAGGCCGTCGGCCATGGCCTTGATTCGGGCCTCGTTGAGCATGAGCCGGTCGAGCATGGCGGTCGAAAGCCCCTTGGCCTCGCCCGCTTCCAGGTCCTTCCGGTTTTCCTCAATGAGCTGGACGGTGTTCCTGACCAGAGAACCGGCCATGGCCAGGAGAAGCTCGTTCTTGGCGGAGGCGGAAAGCTTCGCCATGGCTATTGCGGCCTGGCGGGCGTCGGCGGCGATGTTTCGAATCTTTTCGGCGATCGACATGTCAAACCCCTCCCTTGCGGATTCAGCTGTTGATGCTGTGGCAGGACACTAATTTCTACGTTGTCACCTTTGGTTCGGCTCTGTGGGAAGAGGGCCGGCGGCTCCCCCTCCGAAAAACCCAAAGCGTCACCTTCATAACTCTGATGAGCTTGAACAGATCATTGAGCCGATTTCCCATCGAACAGGCTC
Protein-coding regions in this window:
- a CDS encoding response regulator, with protein sequence MAKRVMIVDDALFMRNMLRGILEDAGYEVVAEASDGAEAVVTFRDVRPDVVTLDIIMPVKNGIEALREIMAIDPKARVVICSAVGQESLVDKARSVGAKDFILKPFNPERVKDVMKQVTEG
- a CDS encoding chemotaxis protein CheA, with translation MDMSQYRDLFVAEAREHLERLGEEVLALEKDPANGERLDSLFRTAHSIKGMAGSMGYDGIADLSHRMEDLMDRVRKGRIPFGRDIADLLLACADQLGRMVEDVTGGGNGSLDATDLCARLALVAGQEAAAPAAPADAETSPSPQPSDQPEPARRDESDGARTVRIRSELLDRFVNITGELVTGKNRIMELAAGLESEPLRDAAAELSKLVRDLQREVMSARMMPFGTICDRFPRMVRDLARRSGKEATLAIDGKDQELDRGILEILPDPLLHALRNAVDHGIESPEERSAAGKGAGGRIVLSVRREKDHLDVTVTDDGRGMDPAALVNAALAKGIITPEEAATLSRQEALMLVCRPGFSTARSVTEVSGRGVGMDAVQAAVSRAGGSLSIQSERGRGSRITLRLPLSVAIIQVLLVGCGPLTMAVPVNAVRRTVELDRRLQRIEDGRAVFDLGGETLPLVDLGLLVGTGPTAGGDFSPVLTADVAGRTMGFAVDRFFGQAEVFTKPLGTPLNRARGLAGGAILGDGRVIFILDLPNLVDGATSRRRVFMHPDGAHKGGTTA
- a CDS encoding chemotaxis protein CheC; the protein is MKFDALTEEHLDALKEVSNIGVAHAATALSQLIGKGITLQVPKVHLMKITEVPEAFGGAERIVVGIYLQMLGDARGNILIVLPRESALKLLSRLLPREKSEGSLLTELEISALKEVGNILASAYLNALGALMRKTLIPSVPVLSFDMAGAVIDYVLIELGEVGDLALMVETEFFGEEEKIGGQFFLLPDPESLRIILDAIGVKL
- a CDS encoding chemotaxis protein CheD, which gives rise to MSRIVSVGISEFKIASAPTILMTYGLGSCVGIALHDPVALTGGLAHTLLPAPVRGMDSMVKSAKFTCWAVDLMVEELIKCGCVAERLVAKLAGGATMFEPQHRTTHSGIGERNVTAAKEALERRGIPLVASDTGDDYGRSLEFNTVTGVITVRALQRPIKRM
- a CDS encoding LolA family protein is translated as MKGLRLLAAIMAVALLPLTVMAAPGPVNVGLQDVIDTVEKTFRPNRTSGMPPLVSVTADFFQRSTLAAQNREMRADGQMFFRPATSREPLMFRFDYFRPLRHEIVSNGRTLWTYLPENRQVIVSDVSPVFNPYTFDPERNQASNFLQGLGRISKDFLVVFSPQGRDIGGNYVLELTPRRATATIARLYMAVNGEAVANYVRSGRRIADSIASLGRQEWTFPILSTTVVDHQGNTTIIEFSNARTNILLSESLFTFAIPPGVQVVQPPQRR
- a CDS encoding LolA family protein codes for the protein MTLPRILLLFAVTLLLGTGAATAAPSAPLADVVATLEQGYASLKDLQASFTQRTEMAAVKRSQTGSGELFIRKGAGDRALFRFNYVKPSQQIVSNGKTVWYYLPENRQVMTMDASALFAGGGGVALSYLTGIGQISRDFAVSFAGNGRDAKGNHVLDLVPKKQGQAFARLQLTVSAKAVEEYQRAGKATVPFPIVSSVVVDQMGSRTSFEFSKIRVNRGLAGSLFTFKAPAGVEVIQAPGVK
- a CDS encoding YajQ family cyclic di-GMP-binding protein, translated to MPSFDIVSKVEMQEVDNAVNQTVKEISQRYDFKGSKCEIKLEKDAIKLLADDDYKLKAVVDILQSKCIKRGISIKSLQYGNVEPASGGMVRQAVDIQQGISKEKGKDIIAVVKESKLKVQAQIQDDQVRVTGKNRDDLQDVIKLLKGKDLGVELQFVNFRD
- the rimO gene encoding 30S ribosomal protein S12 methylthiotransferase RimO; this encodes MSNAKEKVSMVSLGCPKNLVDAEVMLGRLAKDRYEITTDEREADIIIVNTCSFIKEAKQESIDTILDLADRKQDGRCRLLIVTGCLPQRYQEELARELPEVDIFVGTGDYPRIAEIIEEKSSRPEQLRYIGDPNFVFDESLTRLNSSPAYTAYLKIAEGCSNCCSYCVIPSLRGAFRSRPLESVLAEARSLVAGGAREINLIAQDITTYGRDLPGAPSLETLIRELAAIDGLAWIRLLYAYPDGITDGLIQTIKNEPKVCKYLDLPIQHISDPILKRMNRRSTEPQIRELVARLREEIPDIALRTSLIVGFPGETEEDFRTLLHFVEEAQFDRLGVFCYSREEGTPAAEMPDQVSERVKRERYKKLMKAQARVSFKRNRRLIDTEEQVIVEGYSEETELLLKGRSSRQAPDIDGQVYITAGNANVGDIVRLRITDSSDYDLIGEIIS
- a CDS encoding TraR/DksA family transcriptional regulator; translation: MIEKSEEMKALLVKLKDETLQEIHKAMRSGSENAGGEPTGDIYDQASSERDRELGLLLSDRERDKLRKIDEALLKIEDGEYGICEECEEEIPLGRLKVMPFARYCVKCQSDIEKIQAQTRRFEEERAYREIAFGEEEEA
- the gpmI gene encoding 2,3-bisphosphoglycerate-independent phosphoglycerate mutase, which gives rise to MPRPLVLMILDGWGINPDPSNNAVAIGRTPAMDRLMAEYPSVEMETSGMAVGLPDGQMGNSEVGHLNIGAGRVVYQDLTRITKSIDDGDFFTNPVLLDCMARVKAAGGRLHLGGLLSDGGVHSHNTHLYALIELARRQGVKDVFVHAFLDGRDTPPSSGAGYLAELEAEIGRIGFGRVATVMGRYWAMDRDNRWERVERAYNTIVKGEGAHRPDSAAAIEASYSAGVTDEFVEPAVIAPNGSPLGLLADGDGFICFNFRSDRAREITRALTDPAFAGFDRSPWPRLASYVCLTEYDATFPLPVAYPPESLANILGQVVSRAGLRQLRIAETEKYAHVTFFFNGGVEEPFPGEERILIPSPKEVATYDQKPEMSAPLVTDALLKRIDEGVDDVVVVNFANADMVGHTGILDAAVRAIETVDECVGRVAATVLEKGGALIITADHGNAEMMVDETGGPHTAHTNERVPLILVDDSRKGARLRPGTLADIAPTMLGLLGIPQPPEMTGKSLLVATE
- a CDS encoding 23S rRNA (pseudouridine(1915)-N(3))-methyltransferase RlmH, yielding MKLRVLWVGKTQEEWVRRGIDEYAGRVRRYAPLEIGEARDEKGAAAEAMRARECERLDKLVPRTSRLILLDERGDQLTSPEFAAYISRCRDTAVPELAFAIGGAYGFADEFRRRADRVIALSRMTFTHQMVRVVLLEQIYRAFTIIGNEPYHH
- the rsfS gene encoding ribosome silencing factor yields the protein MTDKLTLTPLERALQCARFALDKKALDVKVLEIGRISSIADYLVLATGRSDKQAQAIADSVKKGLKKYGKVIDMEGLREGNWIVIDYGDVIVHIFREELRSYYDLDGLWSAAGQVAIPAEYLWEGKEGGGE